CATGACGGCGAACACGATGGCCAGCTGGCCGAGTTCCACGCCGACGTTGAATCCGACGAGCGACCGCGCGAGCGCGCCCGGCTGCAGTCCCAGGTCGGCGAGCACGTTGGCGAAACCGAATCCGTGCACGAGCCCGAACAGGAACGCGGCCGCCCAGCGCCGTCGGTGCGCCACCGGCAGCACGTTGTTCAACGCCGCGAGCAGGACCGACAACGCGATCGCCGCCTCCACCCAGCGCGACGGCAAGGTGACGATGCCCAGCGCGGCCGCCGACAGCGTGATCGAATGCGCCAGCGAGAACGCGGTGACGATCCGGAGCACGTCGGCGAGCGCTGGCCCCGGACGCGCCACCGCCCGCCACCCGGCGCCGGCGCGCGCCAGCACCGCCGGCAGCAGCAGCGACAGCAGGAACAGGATGTGGTCGTAGCCGATCCAGATGTGCCGGATGCCATCGCGCACGAAGCTGGCGAATCCCTGGCCCGCGCCCTCCTCGAACACGGCGGACGGCCGGTCGGCGCCGAGGACCAGCGTGCGGGTCGTGCCGGCCGACCGCAGCCCGATGAGCCCCTTGTGCTGCGGGTCGACGTCGGCGAACAGCCGGTAGCCGACCTGCAACGGACCGGCGGCCGGACAGTCGGCGGCAAAGCGCAGCACGGTGTACGTGCCGTCCGTGTGGCGGTCGACGAGTTGCTCGCCCGCGCGCAGCGTGCACGCCCGGCCGCCGCGCGCGAGCGTCAGGCGCGCGAGCGCGTAGGCAGCAATCGCTCCGTGGCGCGCGCGCACCTCGGCCCAGGTCAGGCGACCGTCGCCGTCGGCGTCCAGGCCGATCGCGTAGTCCAGGTCGCGCAGGGCGATGTCCCACCGGCCCGTCAGGCGAGCGCCGCCGGCGTCCTCGATGTTCAGGTAGCTGTCGCTGGGCTTGTGCGCCTGCGCCGGCAGCGTGCAGCCGAGCAGCAGCAGCGCGGCCAGGAAGACCCTGCGCAGGCCGTTCATGGCTGCGCTCCCGGACGGACGAGCGCCCCGGCCAGGCGGGCGAGCGCCACGTCCTCGACGCCGGCGGTGCGCATCCAGTCCAGGACGGGGCGAGCGGCCGCCGCGGCGCGCGCGGCCCCCGCCGCTTCCAGCAGGATGCGGGCGTCGGCCGGCTCCTTCTGCGCGTCCCAGTTACGGCGCGCGAGGTCCAGGGCGCGCCCGGCGTCGCCGCGCAGCGCGAGCTCGAAACGGGCTTGTTCGCGCAGATGCACGCCGTCCCCGCGTCGCTCCGCGGCCGCGAAGCGCGCGTCGAGCTCGGCGACCGCGGCCGCCAGCGCATCGCGCTGCCCGGCCTGGCGCAACGCCAGCGCGCGGCGCAACAACAGCCCATCCACGCGGTCGTGGCCGGCGAGCAGGTCCGCCACCTCCGGCGTGCGGTCCCGGTCGAGCAGGAAATCCGCGTAGGCGCCCAGCAGATATACGTCGCGCGGGGCTTGCCCGAGGGCGCGCCGGAACCATGCGTCGGCGCGCGCCGCATCGCCGCGCCGCGCCGCCATCTCGGCCAGGCTCGTCATGGCCCACGCGTCGACGTCCGGCGCGACGCCCGCGTCGCGCGCCACGACACGCTCGAGCAGCCGCTCGCTCGCGGCCAGGCGGCCGTTGACCGCGCCGACGTTGGCGATGCATGTCGCCGTCACGAGTTCGTCGGCCACGTTCGACAGCCGTCCGCAACTGCGCGTCGCGGCCAGGTAGTCGGCACGGACCGTCTCGATGCCGGCGCGGGTCAGCCACGCCTGCGCATTGCCGGGATCGCGCGCCGTGACGGCATCGAGGTCGGCCAGCGCCTCGGGAAAGCGGTGCACGCTCTGCAGCAACGTCGCCCGCAGCAGGCGCACCCGGGGCGGCGGGTCGGCCTGCCGCCACCACGGCGCCAGCGCGGCCTGGGCGTAGCCGAAGTAGCGCGGGTCGGCTTCGCGCCGGCCCGCCTCGATGTAGCGCCGGGCGACGTCGGTGGCCCGGTCGAGGTCACCGGGTGCGCGGGCCAGCTCGGCCCGCAGGCCGCGCAGTTCGGCCTGGCGCGGATCGGCGCGCCAGGGCAGGACTTCGAGCACCTCGGCGCCGTCGGCCGGGATGCGCGGCGCGGCCTGCGCGTGGGCGCACGCGGCCAGGGCCAGCGCCGCCGTCCAGGCATGCAAGACGACGGCGCACTTCATGGCGTCACCGGTCCGGGCTCGGTGTCGTCGGGCACGGAGGGCGGACCGTCGTCGAGCAGCGCCGCTTCCGCGTCGTCGGACGAGGTCGCGACGACGCTCGCCACCTGCGCGGCGAACTTGTCGGGGCCGGCGCTGCCGCCGGGCGTGGGCATGGGCGCGGGCGCCTGCGCCGCGACGGGAGGCTGCGCGTCGTCGTGGCCGCCGCCGCAGGCCGACACGAGGCCCAGCACCAGGCTCATGGTAAATATGCGTTTCATGTCGGCCTCCTCATTGCTGCGGCGAACCCGCCAGCGGGGTCTTCAGGTAGGGGAAGGCGTTCGTGAAAAAGCTGTCGTCCAGATACGCCCCATCCGTGAAATGGATACCGCCGGCCGGCGCGTCGGACGGGGCGCAGCCGAGATTCAACGTGCACAGCTTGCCCATCACGACCCGCAGCGCGATGTCGACGACGTCGTCGCCCGGGCGGCGCCCGTTCGGAAAGCCGGCATTGTCCCCGTCGATCACGCCGAGCCGCTTCTGCGCGCCCATCGCCACCGGTACGATGGACGTGTTCAACCTCAGCATCTCGGACGGCGTGACCTTGGCCGGCTGGTTCAGGCCCTTCACACCGGTCAGGAAGGCGGCGACGAGGTCGTTGCGCGGGAAATTGGTCGGCGCCTTCGCGCCGGCATTGCCATACAGGACTTCGATGAGCGCGGGCAGCGTCGGATTGGTCACGTAGTCCGCGAACTGGGCATCGGCCGACGGCTTGCCGTGGTTGAAGCGGTCCTTGTCCTTCAGGCCGATCACGACCTCGTTCACGAGCGGCATGCCGAGGCGCGACACCTGCGTCCATGGACCGCCCTCTTTCGACGCGCCGACGCCCGTTCCGCTGCCCGGCAGCGGATTCAGCAGGCGGCCCTGGCGCAGGCTCGCCGTCGTCCAGCCGCCGATCACGGGATCGTTGCCGGCCGTGAGGCACGATGCCGCCACCTCGAGTTCGATGCTCGTCACGTTCTTGCCCGCCAGGTCGTCGCGCGCCGCCTTCTCGGCGCCCGCCGCGAACTCGGTCGCCGGCACCTTGATGTTGATGAGGTCGAAGGTTTCGCCCAGGTTGACGACGAACGGATCCTTGCGCTGGCCCACGAACATGCGCGCCGGCGTACCGCAGCCCGGGATGTTCACGTCGTAGACATGCTTGGCGGCATAGGCGGCGTAGTTCGGGATGCTCTTGTTGCCGATATTGTCGAGCGGCTTGTCGAACGTCGTCCCGCCGCCCGCGGCGTTCGTCACGGCCGCGCGCTGGCCGCCCCGCCGGTCGCCGCGCACGACGCTGACCGTGTAGGTCTCGCGTACGTTGGCGCCGGGCGCGTTCGGGTCGGCGATGGCGCCGCCGTTGATCACGAGCGGGATCGACACCTTCTTGCCCCCGACCGTCAGCTGGGCATCCTTGTTCGCGTTCTGGAACCGGAACTGGAAGGTGATGTCTTCCTTCGCATCGCCGTTGTTGTCGATGTGGATTTCATACAAGGCGTCCGGGTCCATCTCGAAATAGTTGGGGCCGGCCTGCGGATCCTGCAGCGGCACGTAGTTCGCAATCAACGTCACGAAACCCGCGCGGCCCGGCTCGTAGCTGCGGAACATATAGAAGTCGGTCGCATCGACCTTGGGCTGGCGCGTGATGAAGGGCGCCTCGCGGTGGCTCGACGCCACGGCCGGCTGCACCAGGGTGCCAAGGGACAGCGCGGCGGCCATCAGACGCAGCTTGGTACCCTTCGATAGATTTTGTTTGTAAGACATTTCTCCCTCCTGTATCGAGCGTCAATATTGATCGGAATGCATGGTCTGCATCGCTTATACGGAGGGTGGGATGAAACGGATTCAAAAAAATCCGATATTTTTTTAGAAGGTCAGTCGAGTCCGGGCCTGCGCCCGGCGCGTCGGCGCCTACCAGCGGCGGTACAGCGCGAACGTCATGCCGCGCTGGTCGGCGGCGCCGGCGGCGCGCGAGAAGGTCGCGCCGACACGGGTGCCCCATGCCGGCGTCCAATAGCGCACCCATGTGGCGCTGCCGCCGCCGGAACGGCTGCGGCCGCCGACGAGACTCAACGGATCGTCGCTGCGGCCGCTGTTGACGGCGACCTCGGCATACGTGTCGGCGTCGCCCGCGTAATACCAGCGCGCCAGCAGACGTTCGCCCGTGCCGCGGGAGCCGGCGGAGACGATGTTCTGGTGACGCAGCTGCAGATACCAGTCGCCCGTGTACTTCGCGATGGCGACCCCGTAGATGTTCACGCGCGCCGCGTAGCCGAGAACGTCGTCGCTGACGGACGCCTCCCAGCCGTTGCCCAGCGACTGGTACAACTCGGCGCGGCCGGCATTCTCCGGGAACAGCCGCGCCGCGGCGGCGCGCTGGTAACGCATATTGGCGTAGGCGCCGGACCACAGGTTGACGTAGCCGTCCAGCGCCCAGGCACGATCCTGCCGGCCGAAGCGGTGCGCGCGCAGCGTCTCGAACGCGAGCGAGCCTGACTTCGTGTAATGGCGCACGCTGATGGTCTGATCGTTCCAGCGCGGGCCGGCGCCGGCGTCCGTCCAACTGGACGACAGCCCCGCGGCCCAGGAGTAGCCGGCCGCGATCGCCGCGTCGGGATTGCCGGGGCGGGGTTGCAGCGCCGTGGACAACGCATCGAATGCGTCGCCCGCGGCGCCGAGGGCGCGCGCCTGGTCCAGGTCGGCGCGCGCCTCGGCATTGCGGCCCAAGGCGCGCAAGGCCCGCCCGCGCCCGACGTACGCGGCGGCGTCGCCCGGCCGCAGCGCGATCAGGCGGCGATAGGCATCGGCGGCTTTGTCCGGCCGGTCGCTCCACAGATACATGTCGCCGAGGGCCGACCACACGTCCGCGTACGTGGGCGACGCGGCGGCGGCGGCGCGCAGGTCGCGCTCGGACTCTTGCCAGCGGCCCAGGCGGGCGTGGACGATGCCGCGGCCGAGCAGCACATCGACGTTGCCCGGCGAACGGGCCAGCAAGGCGTCGTAGGCGGACAGCGCCAGGTCGGGCTGGCCCGCGTTGGCGAGGGCGCGCGCGCTGGCATAGGCGTCATCGAAAGTGGGCGCGGCGGCCGCCTGGGCCGGGACGGAAACGGAAGGTGGCGAGGGAGGCAGCTGGGCAGCGACGGGCATCGGAAAGCGGAAAAGTGGCGGAATCGGGCGCATTGTTAAATGCTGCCCTGCCGAAACTTTGCCGTGTCCGGCCGGGTGCGTCAAGGAGAGCACGACTGCCGCCGGTTCAGGCGGCCGACCCTCCCAGGCGGCACAGGTGGTCGCGCCACATCGCGACCCGCTCCGCCGACAATGCGTGGGCGCGCCCGATCAGGGTCGTGCGCACGGGCCGGATGCCGGCCCGGCCGAGGATCTGGCGCCGCATCATCCGCACGCCATAGCCGCCATACCCCCACCGGTAGATGACGGCCGGCATCCCCATGCTGACGACCAGCCGCGCGCTGCGCCCGCCGAGCAGGCCGGCGCCGAACGACCGCTGAGGGTCGTCCATGAAGACGCCGGGCCGCGTCACGTGCTCCATGAAACCGCGCATCAACGCCGGCATGTCACCCATCCACAGGGGATAGACGAACACGAGGTGGTCCGCGTGCTGGATTGCATCCTGGACGGCCGCGAGTTGAGGCGGGGGCGAACCATGCCACCATTCCGACGGACAGGTGAGCAGTGGAAAACTCATCCGCGCCGGTTCCACGACCTCGACCTCATGGCCGGCGGCGTGCGCACCGTCCACATAGGCCTGGGCAAGCGCATGGCACAGATGCGGGCGATGGCAATCCGGATGGCCCTGGATCAATAGTATGCGTGCCCCCATCAATGGCCGCCATGCTCACGTTCGACTTGTCCGACACTCATTTCTCTCTTTCAATATGTATTCCGTCAACTAGGCTAACTGAACACAACGGTGCTACGTTGCGAGATATCAAAGGTCAGGGATTTTTTCGTGCTACCGAAAGTCTAAGAATATTCCGACTTTTGGACGACACCACAGCAAGAGGACTGAATGCCTTCCAGCCGTGCCAGCCCGCACCGCCCGCGCGCCATTTGCGCCGCGCTGCGGCACGGGCGCAAGATGCTATGCCGGCGCATCGCCGAGATCGCGGCCGGTCCCGACGACATGGTCGCCCACGGCTTCGCCACGCTGGTGGCGGCCGTCGAGGCGGCGTTCCGCCATGAAGAACTGATCATGGAAACGCTGGGCTACGCGCACCTGCACGAACACCGCGAGGAGAACGCCGTCGTGCTGTCGGCCCTGCACCGCGTGCTGCCGGACGTCGAGCAGGGCGACCACGTGCTGGGCCGCCAGGTGCTCGCCGCACTGGACGAGGTGCTCGCGCTGCACCGGCTCAGCGGCGAGCTGGCGCTGACCGTGGCGGCCGAACCGCCGGAGCCGAGGGGCGCGCGGGGTCGCGCGGCGCGCGCCACGCTGCACGTCGCCACGCGCCGCGCGCGCGCCGGCGGCGCCGGTTGAGGGGCCGGGTTCGCGTCACAGGCGCCGCGTCATGTAGAGGGCCTCCGGCGGATACGTCGCCAGGACGCCGGCAGCGCCGGGCGCACACGCATAGCCGAGGCTTTCCCAGAACCGCCGCGAATCCTGCACGGACACGAGCGCGGAGTGAAGCAGCCCGCGGCCGGTCGCATGCGCCAGCAGACGGGCGACGAGGCGGCGCGCGACACCCCGCCCGGCCGCACGCGGCGCCACGGCCAGGTCGTGCAGGTACAGCGTGTCGGGTTCGGGAGGCGGCGCGAACGCACCGCCGAGGGGCGTCACCGTGCCGAGCCGCGACGGGTACGCGAACAGATAGGCGCACACGCCCTGCGCATCGCGCGCGACCAGCGCCGTGTCGGGACTGGCGCGAAGGCGCGCCAGCACGACCCCGGCCGCTTCCCGCATCGCGGGCGGATAGCATGCCGCTTGCACGTCCAGCACGGCGGCGAGGTCGCCCTCTTCCATCGGTTGCAGACGCATCAGGCACCTGCCGGCGCGGCGGTCGGGATCATGCGTTGGGGGCGTATCGGTCATCGTGTTTAGTCGTGGTAGGGCCGGGTGGGCATTATGCAGGAAACACGCATACGCTCCGGTTGCCGTTTTCAAAAGTTTCGCGTTATGGTTCGGGTTCGCAAGACCGGGCCATCCCCGGCACACCTGGAGACACTATGCGTTCCCGCTTCATCGGCAAGGCTACCCTGCCCCTTGCCATCGCCGCGCTGTGCGCGGGTTCCTCCGCCCACGCGGCCAGCCGCACCGACAACGTCGACGTCTTCATCGGCACGGGCGGCGACGGCCACACCTTCCCCGGCGCGACCCGCCCCTTCGGGATGGTGCAACTGAGTCCCGACACGCAGGTCCGCCACTTCCGCCAGAGCTATCCGTGGGCGGCGGGCTACCGCTACGAAGACGACTCCATCCTCGGCTTCTCGCACACGCATTTCTCCGGCGCCGGCCACTCGGACCTGGGCGACGTCCTCCTGATGCCGACGAGCGGCGAAGTGAAACTGGAACCGGGCTATCCCGAGCGCCCGTTCAGCGGCTACCGCTCGCGCTTCTCGCACAAGGACGAGCATGCGGAACCGGGCTATTACGCCGTCAAGCTGCTCGATAACGACGTCGACGTCGAACTGACGGCCGGCGAGCGCGTGGGCCTGCACCGCTACCGCTTCAAGCCGGGGCTCGCTGCGAACGTCATTCTCGACCTGCGCTCGAGCATCTACGACTGGTCCGGCAAGAACCTGTGGTCGCGCCTGCGCCTGCGCGGCGACGATACCGTCACGGGCATGCGCGAGACGCGCGGCTGGGCGCCCGGCCGCCAGCTGTACTTCGCGATCCGGTTCTCGCGCCCCATCGTCGACCACCAGTTGTTGAATCGCGAGGAAGGCGTCGAATACAAGGGCTTCGCGGCGCCGGGCAAGACCTCGGCCGAGAAAGTCCTCGTCGAGGGCAAGGCACTGGAAGGGACGTTCGGCTTCGGGCAGCCTGCCGACGGCACCGTGCTCGTGAAGGTGGCCGTGTCGGCCGTCAGCGAGGATGGCGCGCTGGCCAACCTCGCCGAGTTGCCGGGCTGGGACTTCGACGCCGAGCGCCGGCGCGCGCACGACGCGTGGGAGAACGCGCTGGCCGCCGTCGACGTCGACGCGCCGCGGCCGATGAAGCGCATGGTCTACACCAGCCTGTACCACGCCATGCTGGCCCCGAGCCTGTTCATGGACGCGGACGGCAAGTACCGCGGCCCGGACAACCAGGTGCACGAAGCGAAAGGCTTCCACTTCCACTCCACGTTCTCGCTGTGGGACACGTACCGCGCGCTGCATCCGCTGCTGACCCTCATCCAGCCGGAACGGCGCAACGTCGACTTCGTGCGCTCGCTGATCGAATCGCAGAAGGCCAGCCCCTACGGCATCCTGCCCGTGTGGCAGTTCGCCGGCCAGGAGACGTGGTGCATGATCGGCTACCACGCGGTGCCCGTGATCGCCGACGCGTACCTGAAGGGCTTGAAGGGATTCGACGCCGACGAGGCGCTGCGCGCGATGACGGCCAGCGCCGAGTACGGGCAGTACGGCGGACTGCAACACTATATGAAGCTGGGCTATGTGCCGATCGACCTGGAGCCGGAAGCGGCGTCGAAGACCGTCGAATACGCGTTCGACGACTGGACCATCGCGCGCATGGCGGAACGCATGGGCCGGAAGGATGTCGCGCAGCGTTACTACGAGCGCGCGCAGAACTGGCGCAACGTGTTCGATCCGCAGACGGGCTTCGTGCGCGCGAAAAAATCGGACGGCCAATTCCGCACGCCGTTCGATCCGGTGCGGTCGAACTTCGGCAGCGATTACACCGAGGGCAGCGCGTGGCAGTACTCGTGGTATATGCCGCACGATAACGCGGGCCTCGTGAAGATGCTGGGCGGCGACGCGGGCCTCGTCGGCAAGATCGACCAGGTGTTCGACGCGCAGGTCGACCCGGCCGTCTATGCGCACATGGAAGACATCTCGGGCCTGATCGGCCACTACGCCCACGGCAACGAGCCGTCGCACCATGTGGCGTACCTGTACAACTTCGCGGGCGCGCCGTGGAAGACGCAGGCGCGCCTCGCGCAGATCGTCGCGAGCCAGTACCGCGATGCGCCCGACGGCCTCGCGGGCAACGACGATCTGGGCCAGATGTCGGCCTGGCTCGCGTTCACGGCGCTGGGCTTTTATCCGGTGGCACCAGGCAGCAACGAGTACGTGATCGGCCGGCCGTTCGTCGAACGGGCGACCTTGAACCTGCCGAACGGCAAGCGCTTCACGGTGCGCACCGAAGGGCTGGCGGATGCGAACCCGTACGTCGGCAGCGTGACGTTGAACGGCAAGCCGCTCGCGCGCAGCGTGCTGCGGCACGAGGAGATCGTGGCGGGCGGCGAGCTCGTGTTCCGGATGCAGGCGACGCCGAACAAGGAATGGGGCAAGGCGGCAAGCGCCCGTCCCTACACGCAGACGGCGTATTGATTATAGAGTGGACAGCTTGCTGTCCACGCGTTCAGCCGGCGCATGTCGAACGCGTGGACCGCAAAGCCCTCCACCCTGCCTGTCAACGCCGGCGCATGCTGGCGACGGCGACGCCGCCGAGGATGATCGCGAACCCCGCCGCATGGTACGGATGCGGCGGCTCCTTCAGCAACGGCCACGCCGCCAGGGTCGCGAACAGCGGAATCAGGTACACGGTCAGGCTCGCGCGCGCCGGACCGGCCGCCGCCACGAGGCGGTCGAAGAAGAAGTAGGCGCCCAGGCTCGGCACGACGGCGAGGAAGGCCAGCGCCGCGTACAGGCGGCCGTCCGCGAAGTCCGCCACGTTGCCGGTGGCCGCTTCGAGCGCGGCGAACGGTGCCAGCACGAGCGCACCGCCGCCGATCAGGGCGGCCAGTTTGATGGGGCCCGGCAGCGGTGGCAGCGGCAGGCGCTTGTTGAAGACCGTATAGAACGACCAGCCGCAAGCCGCCAGCACGACCCACAGATCGCCGCGGCCGAATTCCAGCTGTCCCAGCGCGGCGACGTTCCCCTTCGACAGCACGACGAGCACGCCGAGGATCGCGAGGAACAGGCCGCCCGCCTGACGGCGCGACAACGGCGCCTTCCAGACGAGCGTTTCGATCATCGTCACGAGCGCCGGACACGCGGCGAAGATGATGCCCACGTTCGCCGCGCTCGTGTGGCGCGCGCCGACGTATTGCGGCGCGGTCGCGAGACCCATGCCCAGGCCGGCCAGCAGCAGGATGCGCCGCCAGTTCGCGCGCAGCGTGTGACGCAGGGCCCACAGGCGCGGACCGCACGACGGCATCAGGATCAGGAACGCCAGCATCCAGCGCCCGAATGCGAGGAAGACCGGGGGGATACCGGCGCCCTGCGCCCAGCGGGCGACGACGAGGTTGGCCGCGAACAGCGCGGGGGTGATCAGCATGAGCGGCAGTTCGGCTGCGAAGGGACCTTCCCGGTAGCCGGCGCCGGCCCGTGATACTGCATTCGACACGAGGACTCCTGAACGAAAGGCGGCTGGCGCAGCACGCCCGGGTCGGGAATGGTGCGCCGCAAAAAAGCTGGTAAGCGAGCCGCAATGTTAAGGGAGCACGCGCAGAATGTGCTTCTATTCGATAGCGATAACACAGCCACTTTTAGAAGAATCCTCTGGCTCTCCATCGAAAGGGCGATAGAATCTCCACGCTCACATGGAAACCACGAAGGAAGCCCTGCAATGAAAGACGGCCAGCTGGACGAGATCGACCGCCAGATCCTGCGCACCCTCAGCCGCGACGGACGCATCAGCAACCAGAAACTGGCGGAAACGGTGCATTTGTCGCCGACGCCATGCTGGCACCGTGTCAAGACGCTGGAGGAAGCCGGCTTCATCACGGGCTACGTCGCGATGCTGGACCAGCGCGCGCTGGGGATGCCGGACACGGTGATCATCGAGGTGACGGTCGACCGCCACGACGACGAGATCTTCACGGCGTTCCAGGACGCGCTGGCCGACCTGCCGGAAGTGATGGAGGCGTATCTGCTGTCGGGGGAATACGACTACCTGATCAAGGTGGCCGTATCGGGGACGGAAGGGTATGAGCGCTTTTTGCGCCAGAAGCTGTACAAGCTGCCGGGGGTGACGCGCACGCGCTCGACGTTCACGTTGCGTTGCCTGAAACGCGCGCCGTCCGTCACCCCTTGACGGGGAGGTTTACTTCTTCGATTTCAGCTCGGTCAGTTCGGCGCGCAGCTTGCTGCGCTCCGCCGCCGACTTGTCCAGCTTCGCGCGCAGGTCGTCCAATTCGGCGGAGAGGCTGTCGCGCGCCGTCGTGGCGCCCACCAGCTCCATCTCGGCGCGCAGGCGCGCATCCGATTCGGCCGCCATGTCCGCCACCTTGCGCTCCAGTTCCTGGCGCAGCTGCGCCAGCTGCTGTTCCTTGCCGTCGATGGCCAGCTGGTCCTTCGCCTTGCTGACGAGGGCATCCATCGCGACCTGGCGCGCGTTCTTCAATTCCGCATTCAGGCGTTCGATGGTTTCGTCGCGCTCGGCGATGGCTTCTTCCGACGCCGCCGTGACGCTGGCCACCTCTTCGCGCAGGGCGTCGCGTTCGCCTTCGAGGGCTTCGCCCGCTTCGCGCAGGGCTTCGATGTCCGCTTCGTTACGCGCCAGCGCTTCACGGTCGCCGGCGCCGGACTGTTCCGCGAATTTCAGTGCCCAGTCGGCCAGACCGGCCAGCAATTCCTGCGGCAGCTCGGCCTTCGGGGGCACGGGCGGCTTGACGTTCGCCGCACGCCACGCGGCCAGATGCTTGAAGATGGCGTTCGGCGAACCTTCGCCGAGGAAGTCCTGCACCGCTTCGATGGTGACCGCTTCGCCATCCTCCTGCAAACTCTCGGCTGCGCGCGCAACGTCGTCGAATGTGACTTCTTGG
This genomic stretch from Massilia putida harbors:
- a CDS encoding HupE/UreJ family protein, with product MNGLRRVFLAALLLLGCTLPAQAHKPSDSYLNIEDAGGARLTGRWDIALRDLDYAIGLDADGDGRLTWAEVRARHGAIAAYALARLTLARGGRACTLRAGEQLVDRHTDGTYTVLRFAADCPAAGPLQVGYRLFADVDPQHKGLIGLRSAGTTRTLVLGADRPSAVFEEGAGQGFASFVRDGIRHIWIGYDHILFLLSLLLPAVLARAGAGWRAVARPGPALADVLRIVTAFSLAHSITLSAAALGIVTLPSRWVEAAIALSVLLAALNNVLPVAHRRRWAAAFLFGLVHGFGFANVLADLGLQPGALARSLVGFNVGVELGQLAIVFAVMPVAWALRASWFYQRVVLVGGSSLIMLVAAAWLGERLFDLRLLPG
- a CDS encoding tetratricopeptide repeat protein, with amino-acid sequence MKCAVVLHAWTAALALAACAHAQAAPRIPADGAEVLEVLPWRADPRQAELRGLRAELARAPGDLDRATDVARRYIEAGRREADPRYFGYAQAALAPWWRQADPPPRVRLLRATLLQSVHRFPEALADLDAVTARDPGNAQAWLTRAGIETVRADYLAATRSCGRLSNVADELVTATCIANVGAVNGRLAASERLLERVVARDAGVAPDVDAWAMTSLAEMAARRGDAARADAWFRRALGQAPRDVYLLGAYADFLLDRDRTPEVADLLAGHDRVDGLLLRRALALRQAGQRDALAAAVAELDARFAAAERRGDGVHLREQARFELALRGDAGRALDLARRNWDAQKEPADARILLEAAGAARAAAAARPVLDWMRTAGVEDVALARLAGALVRPGAQP
- a CDS encoding DUF4331 domain-containing protein, encoding MAAALSLGTLVQPAVASSHREAPFITRQPKVDATDFYMFRSYEPGRAGFVTLIANYVPLQDPQAGPNYFEMDPDALYEIHIDNNGDAKEDITFQFRFQNANKDAQLTVGGKKVSIPLVINGGAIADPNAPGANVRETYTVSVVRGDRRGGQRAAVTNAAGGGTTFDKPLDNIGNKSIPNYAAYAAKHVYDVNIPGCGTPARMFVGQRKDPFVVNLGETFDLINIKVPATEFAAGAEKAARDDLAGKNVTSIELEVAASCLTAGNDPVIGGWTTASLRQGRLLNPLPGSGTGVGASKEGGPWTQVSRLGMPLVNEVVIGLKDKDRFNHGKPSADAQFADYVTNPTLPALIEVLYGNAGAKAPTNFPRNDLVAAFLTGVKGLNQPAKVTPSEMLRLNTSIVPVAMGAQKRLGVIDGDNAGFPNGRRPGDDVVDIALRVVMGKLCTLNLGCAPSDAPAGGIHFTDGAYLDDSFFTNAFPYLKTPLAGSPQQ
- a CDS encoding YaiO family outer membrane beta-barrel protein, whose protein sequence is MPVAAQLPPSPPSVSVPAQAAAAPTFDDAYASARALANAGQPDLALSAYDALLARSPGNVDVLLGRGIVHARLGRWQESERDLRAAAAASPTYADVWSALGDMYLWSDRPDKAADAYRRLIALRPGDAAAYVGRGRALRALGRNAEARADLDQARALGAAGDAFDALSTALQPRPGNPDAAIAAGYSWAAGLSSSWTDAGAGPRWNDQTISVRHYTKSGSLAFETLRAHRFGRQDRAWALDGYVNLWSGAYANMRYQRAAAARLFPENAGRAELYQSLGNGWEASVSDDVLGYAARVNIYGVAIAKYTGDWYLQLRHQNIVSAGSRGTGERLLARWYYAGDADTYAEVAVNSGRSDDPLSLVGGRSRSGGGSATWVRYWTPAWGTRVGATFSRAAGAADQRGMTFALYRRW
- a CDS encoding NAD(P)H-dependent oxidoreductase — translated: MGARILLIQGHPDCHRPHLCHALAQAYVDGAHAAGHEVEVVEPARMSFPLLTCPSEWWHGSPPPQLAAVQDAIQHADHLVFVYPLWMGDMPALMRGFMEHVTRPGVFMDDPQRSFGAGLLGGRSARLVVSMGMPAVIYRWGYGGYGVRMMRRQILGRAGIRPVRTTLIGRAHALSAERVAMWRDHLCRLGGSAA
- a CDS encoding bacteriohemerythrin: MPSSRASPHRPRAICAALRHGRKMLCRRIAEIAAGPDDMVAHGFATLVAAVEAAFRHEELIMETLGYAHLHEHREENAVVLSALHRVLPDVEQGDHVLGRQVLAALDEVLALHRLSGELALTVAAEPPEPRGARGRAARATLHVATRRARAGGAG
- a CDS encoding GNAT family N-acetyltransferase; the encoded protein is MRLQPMEEGDLAAVLDVQAACYPPAMREAAGVVLARLRASPDTALVARDAQGVCAYLFAYPSRLGTVTPLGGAFAPPPEPDTLYLHDLAVAPRAAGRGVARRLVARLLAHATGRGLLHSALVSVQDSRRFWESLGYACAPGAAGVLATYPPEALYMTRRL
- a CDS encoding GH92 family glycosyl hydrolase yields the protein MRSRFIGKATLPLAIAALCAGSSAHAASRTDNVDVFIGTGGDGHTFPGATRPFGMVQLSPDTQVRHFRQSYPWAAGYRYEDDSILGFSHTHFSGAGHSDLGDVLLMPTSGEVKLEPGYPERPFSGYRSRFSHKDEHAEPGYYAVKLLDNDVDVELTAGERVGLHRYRFKPGLAANVILDLRSSIYDWSGKNLWSRLRLRGDDTVTGMRETRGWAPGRQLYFAIRFSRPIVDHQLLNREEGVEYKGFAAPGKTSAEKVLVEGKALEGTFGFGQPADGTVLVKVAVSAVSEDGALANLAELPGWDFDAERRRAHDAWENALAAVDVDAPRPMKRMVYTSLYHAMLAPSLFMDADGKYRGPDNQVHEAKGFHFHSTFSLWDTYRALHPLLTLIQPERRNVDFVRSLIESQKASPYGILPVWQFAGQETWCMIGYHAVPVIADAYLKGLKGFDADEALRAMTASAEYGQYGGLQHYMKLGYVPIDLEPEAASKTVEYAFDDWTIARMAERMGRKDVAQRYYERAQNWRNVFDPQTGFVRAKKSDGQFRTPFDPVRSNFGSDYTEGSAWQYSWYMPHDNAGLVKMLGGDAGLVGKIDQVFDAQVDPAVYAHMEDISGLIGHYAHGNEPSHHVAYLYNFAGAPWKTQARLAQIVASQYRDAPDGLAGNDDLGQMSAWLAFTALGFYPVAPGSNEYVIGRPFVERATLNLPNGKRFTVRTEGLADANPYVGSVTLNGKPLARSVLRHEEIVAGGELVFRMQATPNKEWGKAASARPYTQTAY
- a CDS encoding DMT family transporter, yielding MSNAVSRAGAGYREGPFAAELPLMLITPALFAANLVVARWAQGAGIPPVFLAFGRWMLAFLILMPSCGPRLWALRHTLRANWRRILLLAGLGMGLATAPQYVGARHTSAANVGIIFAACPALVTMIETLVWKAPLSRRQAGGLFLAILGVLVVLSKGNVAALGQLEFGRGDLWVVLAACGWSFYTVFNKRLPLPPLPGPIKLAALIGGGALVLAPFAALEAATGNVADFADGRLYAALAFLAVVPSLGAYFFFDRLVAAAGPARASLTVYLIPLFATLAAWPLLKEPPHPYHAAGFAIILGGVAVASMRRR